In one window of Juglans regia cultivar Chandler chromosome 3, Walnut 2.0, whole genome shotgun sequence DNA:
- the LOC118348042 gene encoding uncharacterized protein LOC118348042 has product MGISCKGYEEQFKALITAIEAGQHACGGTQGGRRSFKFENMWLKMDGFVEMVRQWWNSYLFEGNPSYVLAGKLKALKKDLKIWNEQVVGDVTLQKKSLFQELQGLEGVGEENIRKCQVVAELERLTLMEEISWRQKSRALWLREGDKNTKFFHRMANAHRRFNYIESLSIDGDVSSDQGEIKEHVVGHFELLLEEPYPWRPTIDGLAFEVIDQYSMDWVERPFEEEEVKRVIRNMNKDKAPGPDGFTMAFFQVCWEVVREDVMLVFQEFFSHGRFEKSLNATFIALVPKKAGAREVQDFRPISLVGSVYKILAKTLANRMSTVMEKIISKSQNAFANEGHIQSLKAILLCFEAVSGLKINLAKTEMVAVGEVRNIRGLANILGCGVVSLPLKYLGLPLGASFKAKTIWEGVLEKFERRLAGWKRLYLSKGGRITLMKSILSNLPTYYLSLFPLPASIASRIEKLQRDFLWSGLGDERKFHLVGWENVCSPLRDGGLGVRNVRAFNKALLGKWLWRYNHERGALWKGVVDMKYGSERWGWCSKEGRGTYGVGLWKFIRKGWGSFASNTRLRLGDGSRISFWQDVWLGNTALKDAYPMIFRIAREKEAMVADLRVLNQGTQEWTINLTRDAHDWEVNELVGFLSMLYNITTAATLEDTMVWCPSRKGKFSKKWGNGGPFTSSL; this is encoded by the exons ATGGGAATTTCGTGTAAAGGATATGAAGAACAGTTCAAGGCACTGATTACAGCCATTGAGGCAGGACAACATG CTTGTGGCGGTACTCAAGGGGGTAGAAGGTcgttcaagtttgagaatatgtggttaaagaTGGATGGATTTGTGGAGATGGTCAGGCAATGGTGGAATTCATACCTTTTTGAGGGCAATCCGAGTTATGTACTGGCTGGaaagttgaaagctttgaagaagGACTTGAAGATTTGGAATGAACAGGTAGTTGGTGATGTAACTTTACAAAAGAAGAGTTTATTTCAGGAGTTACAAGGTCTGGAGGGTGTAGGGGAAGAAAATATCAGAAAATGTCAGGTAGTTGCTGAATTGGAAAGATTGACTTTAATGGAGGAAATTTCATGGAGACAAAAGTCAAGGGCCTTGTGGCTTCGGGAGGGGGATAAAAACACAAAGTTCTTTCATCGCATGGCCAATGCACATAGGAGGTTTAACTACATTGAGTCTTTGAGCATAGATGGAGATGTATCTTCAGATCAGGGTGAGATAAAAGAACATGTGGTAGGGCATTTTGAACTTTTGTTAGAGGAACCTTATCCATGGAGGCCCACAATAGATGGTTTAGCTTTTGAGGTAATTGACCAATATAGCATGGATTGGGTGGAGAGACCATTTGAGGAGGAAGAGGTAAAACGAGTAATCAGGAATATGAAcaaagataaagctccaggCCCGGATGGATTCACAATGGCTTTTTTCCAGgtttgttgggaggtggtgcgAGAGGACGTAATGctggtttttcaggaatttttcAGTCATGGaagatttgagaaaagcttaaatgctacttttattgcactagTCCCTAAAAAGGCCGGTGCAAGAGAGGTACAAGATTTTAGACCGATTAGTCTTGTGGGCAGTGTGTATAAGATACTTGCCAAAACTCTTGCTAACAGGATGAGCACGGTCATGGAGAAGATTATCTCTaagtctcaaaatgctttt gcaaatgAAGGGCATATACAATCTTTGAAGGCCATCTTACTATGTTTTGAAGCGGTATCCGGGTTGAAGATTAATCTTGCAAAGACGGAGATGGTTGCGGTTGGAGAAGTCAGAAATATTAGAGGGTTGGCGAATATTTTGGGATGTGGGGTTGTTTCGTTGCCATTGAAGTACCTTGGGTTACCGTTGGGGGCTTCTTTCAAAGCAAAGACAATTTGGGAAGGGGTGCTGGAAAAATTTGAGCGTAGGTTGGCCGGGTGGAAAAGGTTGTATCTCTCTAAAGGGGGGCGAATCACACTTATGAAGAGTATCTTATCCAATCTCCCCACTTattacttatctttatttcccctCCCCGCAAGTATTGCTTCTCGAATAGAGAAACTTCAACGGGATTTTTTGTGGAGTGGGTTAGGAGATGAGCGtaagttccatctagtagggtGGGAAAATGTATGTTCCCCTTTGAGAGACGGTGGGTTGGGGGTCCGGAATGTGAGGGCGTTCAATAAGGCCCTATTAGGGAAATGGTTATGGCGTTATAACCATGAGAGGGGGGCTTTATGGAAAGGGGTGGTGGATATGAAGTATGGAAGTGAAAGatggggttggtgttctaaagagggTAGGGGGacatatggagtggggctatggaagtttattcGAAAAGGATGGGGCTCTTTTGCTAGTAACACTCGTTTGCGTTTGGGGGATGGTAGTAGGATCAGCTTTTGGCAAGATGTGTGGTTGGGAAACACGGCCTTGAAGGATGCTTATCCTATGATTTTCAGAATTGCACGGGAAAAAGAAGCTATGGTGGCTGACTTGCGGGTTCTTAACCAAGGCACACAGGAGTGGACTATCAACCTCACTCGGGATGCACACGATTGGGAAGTGAATGAGCTGGTGGGATTTCTGAGCATGCTGTACAACATTACCACTGCTGCCACTTTGGAAGATACGATGGTTTGGTGCCCCTCTAGGAAAGGGAAATTTTCG AAAAAGTGGGGAAACGGTGGACCATTTACTTCTTCATTGTGA